One Pseudomonas sp. AN-1 genomic region harbors:
- the iscX gene encoding Fe-S cluster assembly protein IscX: MSLKWTDVLEIAIQLADSKPEVDPRYVNFVDLHRWVMALPEFADDPQRGGEKVLEAIQAAWIEEAE; this comes from the coding sequence ATGAGCCTGAAATGGACCGATGTGCTGGAGATCGCCATCCAACTGGCCGACAGCAAGCCGGAGGTCGATCCGCGCTACGTCAACTTCGTCGACCTGCACCGCTGGGTGATGGCCCTGCCGGAGTTCGCCGACGATCCCCAGCGCGGCGGCGAGAAGGTGCTGGAGGCCATCCAGGCGGCCTGGATCGAAGAGGCCGAGTAA
- the trmJ gene encoding tRNA (cytosine(32)/uridine(32)-2'-O)-methyltransferase TrmJ, protein MLDRIRVVLVNTSHPGNIGGTARAMKNMGLSKLVLVQPEEFPSGEANARASGATDILEAAVVVDTLEQALAGCSLVLGTSARDRRIPWPLLDPRECAQKSLEHVELGGEVALVFGREYAGLTNEELQRCQYHVHIPSNPEFSSLNLATAVQVLAYEVRMDWLARQGRPTKVEKLETTAMLDAVPVTADELELYYRHLEETLVAIDFLDPEKPRHLMARLRRLYGRAGISKLEMNILRGILTETQKAARGESHKRRND, encoded by the coding sequence GTGCTCGACAGGATTCGCGTGGTGCTGGTCAATACCAGCCATCCGGGCAACATCGGCGGGACGGCGCGGGCCATGAAGAACATGGGGCTGTCGAAACTGGTGCTGGTGCAGCCCGAGGAATTTCCCAGCGGCGAGGCCAACGCACGGGCCTCCGGCGCCACCGACATCCTCGAGGCGGCGGTGGTGGTCGACACGCTGGAGCAGGCGCTGGCCGGCTGCAGTCTGGTGCTCGGCACCAGCGCGCGCGACCGGCGCATTCCCTGGCCGCTCCTCGATCCGCGCGAGTGCGCGCAGAAGAGCCTCGAGCACGTCGAGCTGGGCGGCGAGGTGGCGCTGGTGTTCGGCCGCGAGTACGCCGGGCTGACCAACGAGGAGCTGCAGCGCTGCCAGTACCACGTGCACATCCCTTCCAATCCCGAGTTCAGTTCGCTGAACCTGGCCACCGCGGTGCAGGTGCTGGCCTACGAGGTGCGCATGGACTGGCTGGCCCGCCAGGGGCGGCCGACCAAGGTGGAGAAGCTGGAGACCACCGCCATGCTCGATGCGGTGCCGGTCACCGCCGACGAGCTGGAGCTGTACTATAGGCACCTCGAGGAGACCCTGGTGGCGATCGACTTCCTCGATCCCGAGAAGCCGCGCCACCTGATGGCGCGCCTGCGGCGCCTGTACGGCCGGGCCGGCATCAGCAAGCTGGAAATGAACATCCTGCGCGGTATCCTCACCGAAACCCAGAAGGCGGCCCGCGGCGAGTCGCACAAGCGGAGAAATGACTGA
- the pilW gene encoding type IV pilus biogenesis/stability protein PilW, with amino-acid sequence MLLRTTMVLLLGGLLTACVSTGHQDPLKTAEGREAARDAYVKLGIGYLQKGNTEQAKVPLKQALELDASNADAHAALALVFQTEMEPTLADEHYRKALSARRDARILNNYGSFLFEQQRYQDAYARFQEAAEDNLYPERSRVYENLGLTSLRLGQRPQALQHFEKSLRLNRNQPRVLLEMAQLSFEDRQYVPARGYYERYLALKGPQDARSLLLGIRLAKVFEDRDRASNYAMQLRRLYPGTAEYRQYLAEQQ; translated from the coding sequence ATGCTGTTGCGTACCACGATGGTCCTGCTGCTCGGCGGCCTGCTGACTGCCTGCGTGTCGACGGGGCATCAGGACCCGCTGAAGACCGCCGAGGGGCGTGAGGCGGCGCGCGATGCCTATGTCAAGCTGGGCATCGGCTACCTGCAGAAGGGCAATACCGAGCAGGCCAAGGTGCCGCTCAAGCAGGCGCTGGAGCTGGACGCCTCCAATGCCGACGCCCACGCCGCGCTGGCCCTGGTGTTCCAGACCGAGATGGAGCCCACGCTGGCCGACGAGCACTACCGCAAGGCGCTGTCGGCGCGCCGCGACGCGCGCATCCTCAACAACTACGGCAGCTTCCTGTTCGAGCAGCAGCGCTACCAGGACGCCTACGCGCGCTTCCAGGAGGCCGCCGAGGACAACCTCTATCCGGAGCGCTCGCGGGTCTACGAGAACCTCGGCCTGACCTCGCTGCGGCTCGGCCAGCGCCCGCAGGCGCTGCAGCACTTCGAGAAGTCGCTGCGCCTGAACCGCAACCAGCCGCGCGTGCTGCTGGAGATGGCCCAGCTGTCGTTCGAGGACCGCCAGTACGTGCCGGCGCGCGGCTACTACGAGCGCTACCTGGCCCTCAAGGGGCCGCAGGACGCCCGCAGCCTGCTGCTCGGCATCCGCCTGGCCAAGGTCTTCGAGGATCGCGACCGCGCTTCCAACTACGCCATGCAGCTGCGTCGCCTGTACCCGGGCACCGCTGAATACCGGCAATATCTCGCGGAGCAACAATGA
- the cysE gene encoding serine O-acetyltransferase has product MFERMREDIQSVFHRDPAARNTLEVLVCYPGLHAIWLHRVAHWLWSADWKLLARFVSHLSRWLTGIEIHPGARIGRRFFIDHGMGIVIGETAEIGDDVTLYHGVTLGGTSWNKGKRHPTLEDGVIVGAGAKILGPFTVGAGAKIGSNAVVTRAVPAGATAVGIPGRIIVKADDEQEARRKAMAEKIGFDAYGVSEDMPDPVARAIGQLLDHLQAVDGRLEGMCKALTALGSDYCAKELPALRDEDFAGVKPAAVDAAGQAEPAPPRAHD; this is encoded by the coding sequence ATGTTCGAGCGCATGCGAGAAGACATCCAGAGCGTGTTCCATCGCGACCCGGCGGCACGAAACACCCTCGAGGTGCTGGTCTGCTACCCCGGCCTGCACGCCATCTGGCTGCATCGCGTGGCGCACTGGCTGTGGAGCGCCGACTGGAAGCTGCTGGCGCGCTTCGTCTCGCACCTCAGCCGCTGGCTGACCGGCATCGAGATCCATCCGGGGGCGCGGATCGGCCGGCGCTTCTTCATCGATCACGGCATGGGCATCGTCATCGGCGAGACCGCCGAGATCGGCGACGACGTCACCCTCTACCACGGCGTGACCCTGGGCGGCACCAGCTGGAACAAGGGCAAGCGCCATCCGACCCTGGAGGACGGCGTGATCGTCGGCGCCGGGGCGAAGATCCTCGGTCCGTTCACCGTCGGCGCCGGCGCCAAGATCGGCTCCAATGCGGTGGTCACTCGCGCCGTGCCGGCGGGCGCCACCGCGGTGGGCATTCCCGGGCGGATCATCGTCAAGGCCGATGACGAGCAGGAAGCGCGGCGCAAGGCGATGGCCGAGAAGATCGGCTTCGATGCCTACGGCGTCAGCGAGGACATGCCCGATCCGGTGGCGCGCGCCATCGGCCAGCTGCTCGATCACCTGCAGGCGGTCGACGGGCGCCTGGAAGGCATGTGCAAGGCGCTCACCGCGCTGGGCAGCGACTACTGCGCCAAGGAGCTGCCGGCGCTGCGCGACGAGGACTTCGCCGGGGTCAAGCCGGCGGCCGTCGATGCCGCCGGCCAGGCCGAGCCGGCACCGCCGCGGGCGCACGATTGA
- the rlmN gene encoding 23S rRNA (adenine(2503)-C(2))-methyltransferase RlmN translates to MTATTGKVNLLGLTQPQLERFFESIGEKRFRAGQVMKWIHHFGAEDFDAMTNLGKALREKLKACAEIRGPEIVSEDISSDGTRKWVVRVASGSCVETVYIPQGGRGTLCVSSQAGCALDCSFCSTGKQGFNSDLTSAEIIGQVWIANKSFGTVPAKIDRAITNVVMMGMGEPLLNFDNAVAAMQIMMDDLGYGISKRKVTLSTSGVAPMIDELAKVIDVSLALSLHAPNDELRNQLVPINKKYPLAVVLDACKRYISGLGEKRVLTVEYTLLKDVNDQPEHAAQMIALLKDFPCKINLIPFNPFPHSGYERPSNNAIRRFQDLLHHAGHNVTVRTTRGDDIDAACGQLVGQVQDRTRRSERYIAVRQLESEGDQPRSVAPGN, encoded by the coding sequence ATGACTGCAACGACTGGCAAGGTTAACCTGCTGGGGCTGACCCAGCCGCAGCTGGAACGGTTCTTCGAGTCCATCGGCGAGAAGCGCTTCCGTGCCGGCCAGGTGATGAAATGGATTCACCACTTTGGCGCCGAAGACTTCGACGCCATGACCAATCTCGGCAAGGCCCTGCGCGAAAAGCTCAAGGCCTGTGCCGAGATCCGCGGTCCCGAGATCGTCAGCGAGGACATCTCCAGCGACGGCACCCGCAAGTGGGTGGTGCGCGTGGCGTCCGGCAGCTGCGTCGAGACCGTGTACATCCCGCAGGGCGGCCGCGGCACCCTGTGCGTGTCCTCGCAGGCCGGCTGCGCGCTGGACTGCAGCTTCTGCTCGACCGGCAAGCAGGGTTTCAACAGCGACCTGACCAGCGCCGAGATCATCGGCCAGGTGTGGATCGCCAACAAATCCTTCGGCACCGTGCCGGCCAAGATCGACCGCGCCATCACCAACGTGGTGATGATGGGCATGGGCGAGCCGCTGCTGAACTTCGACAACGCGGTCGCCGCCATGCAGATCATGATGGACGACCTCGGCTACGGCATCTCCAAGCGCAAGGTGACCCTGTCCACCTCGGGCGTCGCGCCGATGATCGACGAGCTGGCCAAGGTGATCGACGTGTCCCTGGCGCTGTCGCTGCACGCGCCCAACGACGAGCTGCGCAACCAGCTGGTGCCGATCAACAAGAAGTACCCGCTGGCCGTGGTGCTGGACGCCTGCAAGCGCTACATCTCCGGCCTCGGCGAGAAGCGCGTGCTCACCGTCGAGTACACCCTGCTCAAGGACGTCAACGACCAGCCCGAGCATGCGGCGCAGATGATCGCGCTGCTCAAGGATTTTCCTTGCAAGATCAACCTGATTCCGTTTAATCCGTTCCCCCATTCCGGTTACGAGCGGCCGAGCAACAATGCCATCCGCCGCTTCCAGGACCTGCTGCACCACGCCGGGCACAACGTCACCGTGCGCACTACCCGCGGCGACGACATCGATGCCGCCTGCGGTCAGTTGGTCGGCCAGGTGCAGGATCGCACCCGGCGCAGCGAGCGCTACATCGCGGTGCGCCAGCTGGAGAGCGAAGGCGACCAGCCCCGTTCCGTCGCACCGGGAAACTGA
- the ndk gene encoding nucleoside-diphosphate kinase produces MALQRTFSIIKPDAVAKNVIGEITTRFEKAGLRVVASKMVQLSEREAAGFYAEHSERGFFKDLVAFMTSGPVIVQVLEGEDAVLKNRELMGATNPKEAAAGTIRADFAVSIDENAVHGSDSEASAAREIAYFFSATELCNRIR; encoded by the coding sequence ATGGCCCTGCAACGCACCTTCTCCATCATCAAGCCCGATGCCGTCGCCAAGAACGTGATCGGCGAAATCACCACCCGTTTCGAGAAGGCCGGCCTGCGCGTCGTCGCTTCCAAGATGGTCCAGCTGTCCGAGCGCGAAGCCGCCGGCTTCTACGCCGAGCACAGCGAGCGCGGCTTCTTCAAGGATCTGGTCGCCTTCATGACCTCCGGTCCGGTCATCGTCCAGGTGCTGGAAGGCGAAGACGCCGTCCTGAAGAACCGCGAGCTGATGGGCGCCACCAACCCGAAGGAAGCCGCTGCCGGCACCATCCGCGCCGACTTCGCCGTCTCCATCGACGAGAACGCCGTGCACGGTTCCGACTCCGAGGCTTCCGCTGCCCGCGAGATCGCCTACTTCTTCTCCGCTACCGAGCTGTGCAACCGCATCCGCTAA
- a CDS encoding IscS subfamily cysteine desulfurase — MKLPIYLDYSATTPADPRVAQKLCECLTMDGNFGNPASRSHLFGWKAEEAVENARRQVAELVNADPREIVWTSGATESDNLAIKGVAHFYASKGKHIVTSKIEHKAVLDTTRQLEREGFEVTYLEPGEDGIITPAMVEAALRDDTILVSVMHVNNEIGTINDIAAIGELTRARGILFHVDAAQSTGKVAIDLEAMKVDLMSFSAHKTYGPKGIGALYVRRKPRVRLEAQMHGGGHERGMRSGTLATHQIVGMGEAFRIAKEEMAAENVRIKALAERFLAHLEGMEEVYLNGCREQRVPHNLNLSFNYVEGESLIMALKDLAVSSGSACTSASLEPSYVLRALGRNDELAHSSIRFTFGRFTSEAEVDYAAAKVREAVTKLRELSPLWDMFKEGVDLSKVEWQAH, encoded by the coding sequence ATGAAATTGCCGATCTACCTGGATTATTCCGCGACCACGCCGGCCGATCCGCGCGTGGCGCAGAAGCTGTGCGAGTGCCTGACCATGGACGGCAACTTCGGCAACCCGGCCTCGCGCTCCCACCTGTTCGGCTGGAAGGCCGAGGAGGCGGTGGAGAACGCCCGCCGTCAGGTGGCCGAACTGGTCAACGCCGACCCGCGCGAGATCGTCTGGACCTCCGGCGCCACCGAGTCCGACAACCTGGCGATCAAGGGCGTCGCGCACTTCTACGCCAGCAAGGGCAAGCACATCGTCACCTCGAAGATCGAGCACAAGGCGGTGCTGGACACCACCCGCCAGCTGGAGCGCGAAGGCTTCGAGGTCACCTACCTGGAGCCGGGCGAGGACGGCATCATCACCCCGGCGATGGTCGAGGCGGCGCTGCGCGACGACACCATCCTGGTCTCGGTGATGCACGTCAACAACGAGATCGGCACCATCAACGACATCGCCGCCATCGGCGAGCTGACCCGCGCCCGCGGCATCCTGTTCCACGTCGACGCGGCGCAGTCCACCGGCAAGGTGGCGATCGACCTGGAAGCGATGAAGGTCGACCTGATGTCCTTCTCCGCGCACAAGACCTACGGTCCCAAGGGCATCGGCGCCCTCTACGTGCGCCGCAAGCCGCGCGTGCGCCTCGAGGCGCAGATGCACGGCGGCGGTCACGAGCGCGGCATGCGCTCGGGCACCCTGGCCACCCACCAGATCGTCGGCATGGGCGAGGCCTTCCGCATCGCCAAGGAAGAGATGGCCGCCGAGAACGTGCGCATCAAGGCGCTGGCCGAGCGTTTCCTGGCCCACCTGGAAGGCATGGAAGAGGTCTATCTGAACGGCTGCCGCGAGCAGCGCGTGCCGCACAACCTCAACCTGAGCTTCAACTACGTCGAGGGCGAGTCGCTGATCATGGCGCTCAAGGACCTCGCCGTGTCCTCCGGCTCCGCGTGCACCTCGGCCTCCCTGGAGCCGTCCTACGTGCTGCGCGCCCTGGGCCGCAACGACGAACTGGCGCACAGCTCGATCCGCTTCACCTTCGGCCGCTTCACCAGCGAGGCGGAAGTCGACTACGCCGCCGCCAAGGTGCGCGAGGCGGTGACCAAGCTGCGCGAGCTGTCGCCGCTGTGGGACATGTTCAAAGAAGGCGTCGACCTGTCCAAGGTCGAGTGGCAGGCGCACTGA
- the hscA gene encoding Fe-S protein assembly chaperone HscA, with protein MALLQIAEPGQSPQPHQRRLAVGIDLGTTNSLVAAVRSGRTAPLPDAQGRVILPSAVRYLAGGLEVGHAAVAAAASDPLNSIISVKRLMGRGLADVKQLGQQLPYRFVAGDSQMPFLDTVQGPKSPVEVSADILRALRERAEATLGGELVGAVITVPAYFDDAQRQATKDAARLAGLNVLRLLNEPTAAAVAYGLDKGAEGVIAIYDLGGGTFDISILRLTRGVFEVLATGGDSALGGDDFDHAIAGWIIEQAGLSADLDPGAQRHLLQVACAAKEALTDAGEVTVSHGDWSGTLSRAQFDALIEPLLARSLKACRRAVRDAGIELDEVEAVVMVGGSTRVPRVREAVGELFGRTPLTDIDPDEVVAIGAAIQADTLAGNKQGEELLLLDVIPLSLGLETMGGLMEKVIARNTTIPVARGQEFTTYKDGQTAMMIHVLQGERELVSDCRSLARFELRGIPPMVAGAAKIRVTFQVDADGLLGVTARELSSGVEASIQVKPSYGLSDTEIARMLQDSFAHAGEDKAARALREQQVEAERLLEAVQAALAADGERLLEADERAMIDHEMQVLRELAASSDTAAIERQVRRLSQVTDAFAARRMDASVKAALAGRQLNEIEE; from the coding sequence ATGGCCCTACTGCAGATTGCCGAACCGGGACAGAGCCCCCAGCCGCACCAGCGTCGCCTGGCGGTGGGCATCGACCTCGGTACCACCAATTCCCTGGTCGCTGCCGTGCGCAGCGGCCGGACCGCGCCGCTGCCGGATGCGCAGGGGCGGGTCATCCTGCCTTCCGCGGTGCGCTACCTGGCTGGCGGCCTCGAAGTCGGCCACGCTGCCGTTGCCGCCGCCGCCAGCGATCCGCTGAACAGCATCATCTCGGTCAAGCGCCTGATGGGTCGCGGCCTGGCCGACGTCAAGCAGCTCGGCCAGCAGCTGCCCTACCGCTTCGTCGCCGGCGACTCGCAGATGCCGTTCCTTGACACCGTGCAGGGGCCGAAGAGTCCGGTGGAAGTCTCCGCCGACATCCTGCGCGCCCTGCGCGAGCGTGCCGAGGCGACCCTCGGTGGCGAGCTGGTCGGCGCGGTGATCACCGTGCCGGCCTACTTCGACGACGCCCAGCGCCAGGCCACCAAGGACGCCGCGCGCCTGGCCGGCCTCAACGTGCTGCGCCTGCTCAACGAGCCGACCGCCGCGGCGGTGGCCTACGGCCTCGACAAGGGCGCCGAAGGGGTGATCGCCATCTACGATCTGGGTGGCGGCACCTTCGACATCTCCATCCTTCGCCTGACCCGCGGCGTGTTCGAGGTGCTGGCCACCGGCGGCGACAGCGCCCTCGGCGGCGACGACTTCGACCACGCCATCGCCGGCTGGATCATCGAGCAGGCCGGGCTGTCCGCCGACCTCGATCCGGGCGCCCAGCGCCACCTGCTGCAGGTCGCCTGCGCCGCCAAGGAAGCGCTGACCGATGCCGGGGAAGTGACCGTCAGTCACGGCGACTGGTCCGGCACGCTGAGCCGCGCGCAGTTCGACGCGCTGATCGAGCCGCTGCTGGCGCGCAGCCTCAAGGCCTGCCGCCGCGCGGTGCGCGACGCCGGCATCGAGCTGGACGAGGTCGAGGCGGTGGTCATGGTCGGCGGCTCGACCCGCGTGCCGCGCGTGCGCGAGGCGGTGGGTGAGCTGTTCGGCCGCACCCCGCTGACCGACATCGACCCCGACGAGGTGGTGGCCATCGGCGCCGCCATCCAGGCCGACACCCTGGCCGGCAACAAGCAGGGCGAGGAACTGCTGCTGCTCGACGTCATCCCGCTGTCGCTGGGTCTCGAGACCATGGGCGGGCTGATGGAGAAGGTGATCGCGCGCAACACCACCATCCCGGTGGCGCGCGGCCAGGAGTTCACCACCTACAAGGATGGCCAGACGGCCATGATGATCCACGTGCTGCAGGGCGAGCGCGAGCTGGTCAGCGACTGCCGCTCGCTGGCGCGCTTCGAGCTGCGCGGCATCCCGCCGATGGTCGCCGGCGCGGCGAAGATCCGCGTGACCTTCCAGGTCGACGCCGACGGCCTGCTCGGGGTCACCGCCCGCGAGCTGAGCTCCGGCGTCGAGGCGAGCATCCAGGTCAAGCCGTCCTACGGTCTCAGCGACACCGAGATCGCCCGCATGCTGCAGGACTCCTTCGCCCACGCCGGCGAGGACAAGGCCGCCCGCGCCCTGCGCGAGCAGCAGGTTGAGGCCGAGCGCCTGCTCGAGGCCGTGCAGGCGGCGCTGGCCGCCGATGGCGAGCGCCTGCTGGAGGCCGACGAGCGCGCCATGATCGACCACGAAATGCAGGTGCTGCGCGAACTGGCCGCCAGCAGCGATACCGCTGCCATCGAGCGCCAGGTGCGCCGCCTGTCCCAGGTCACCGACGCCTTCGCCGCCCGGCGCATGGACGCCAGCGTCAAGGCCGCCCTGGCCGGTCGCCAGCTCAACGAAATCGAGGAATAA
- the iscA gene encoding iron-sulfur cluster assembly protein IscA: MAISMTEAAAQHVRRSLEGRGKGEGIRLGVRTTGCSGLAYVLEFVDEQAPEDLVFENFGVKVFIDPKSLAYLDGTELDFTREGLNEGFKFNNPNVRGECGCGESFNV; this comes from the coding sequence ATGGCCATCAGCATGACCGAAGCCGCCGCACAGCACGTTCGCCGTTCGCTGGAAGGGCGGGGCAAGGGCGAGGGCATCCGTCTCGGGGTGCGCACCACCGGCTGCTCCGGTCTGGCCTACGTGCTGGAGTTCGTCGACGAGCAGGCGCCCGAGGATCTGGTGTTCGAGAACTTCGGGGTCAAGGTGTTCATCGACCCGAAGAGCCTGGCCTACCTGGACGGCACCGAACTCGACTTCACCCGCGAGGGGCTGAACGAAGGCTTCAAGTTCAACAACCCCAACGTGCGCGGCGAGTGCGGCTGCGGCGAAAGCTTCAACGTCTGA
- the hscB gene encoding co-chaperone HscB, giving the protein MSTCHFALFDLQPAFVLDLDQLGVRYRELARETHPDRFADAAPREQRQALERAAQLNDAYQTLKSPSRRARYLLGLRGEVLPLEATVQDPEFLLQQMQLREELEELQDSADLAGVAAFKRRLKAAQGELEQGFAACWDDPAEREQAERLMRRMQFLDKLALEVRELEERLDD; this is encoded by the coding sequence GTGAGCACCTGCCACTTCGCCCTGTTCGACCTGCAGCCGGCCTTCGTCCTCGATCTCGACCAGCTCGGCGTGCGCTACCGCGAGCTGGCCCGCGAGACCCATCCGGACCGCTTCGCCGATGCCGCGCCGCGCGAGCAGCGCCAGGCGCTGGAGCGCGCCGCCCAGCTCAACGACGCCTACCAGACGCTGAAGAGCCCGAGCCGGCGCGCCCGCTACCTGCTCGGCCTGCGCGGCGAGGTCCTGCCGCTGGAAGCCACCGTGCAGGATCCCGAGTTCCTCCTGCAGCAGATGCAGCTGCGCGAGGAGCTGGAGGAGTTGCAGGACAGCGCCGACCTGGCGGGGGTGGCCGCCTTCAAGCGCCGCCTCAAGGCCGCCCAGGGCGAGCTGGAGCAGGGCTTCGCCGCCTGCTGGGACGACCCCGCCGAACGCGAGCAGGCCGAGCGCCTGATGCGCCGCATGCAGTTCCTCGACAAGCTGGCCCTCGAGGTCCGCGAGCTGGAAGAGCGCCTCGACGATTAA
- the iscU gene encoding Fe-S cluster assembly scaffold IscU — translation MAYSDKVIDHYENPRNVGKLDAEDPDVGTGMVGAPACGDVMRLQIKVNDEGVIEDAKFKTYGCGSAIASSSLATEWMKGKTLDEAESIKNTQLAEELALPPVKIHCSVLAEDAIKAAVRDYKQKKGLI, via the coding sequence ATGGCATACAGTGACAAGGTCATCGACCACTACGAAAACCCGCGCAACGTCGGCAAGCTCGACGCCGAGGACCCGGACGTCGGTACCGGCATGGTCGGCGCGCCGGCCTGCGGCGACGTGATGCGCCTGCAGATCAAGGTCAATGACGAGGGCGTCATCGAGGACGCCAAGTTCAAGACCTACGGCTGCGGTTCGGCGATCGCCTCCAGCTCCCTGGCCACCGAGTGGATGAAGGGCAAGACCCTGGACGAGGCGGAAAGCATCAAGAACACCCAGCTGGCCGAGGAACTGGCCCTGCCGCCGGTGAAGATCCACTGCTCGGTGCTCGCCGAGGACGCCATCAAGGCGGCCGTGCGCGACTACAAGCAGAAGAAAGGCCTGATCTGA
- a CDS encoding RodZ family helix-turn-helix domain-containing protein, with protein sequence MTMSHIEAVGASSRSNPGEILRQAREEKGWQLAEVAAQLNLTAHSLAQLEAGEFDRLPGHTFARGYVRAYAKLLGLDQAELVGIFDHYTGTDATGSTVHSLGHVPEPLRLSRTVLRLASAVLLLLLLVLGYFWWQERPERLADLGALGLKHIEVESADGTTELHPLDEPEDQAVAEALQGEPTLAPIPAEAGGEGAEPAAADPAAPALPATPPALTATPPAPAGESASATQPTAVAAQAVAPTPVAGALPAPAVAPAAEAPPAAEPAAPAPQVAAGEGLVQLSFTADCWTQVTDANGRVLVSTVKRAGDSLQLAGKAPLELRLGNARVAQVRYNGEPVEHRKNMTASGTARIKLGQ encoded by the coding sequence ATGACCATGTCGCACATCGAAGCGGTGGGCGCGTCCTCGCGCAGCAATCCTGGCGAAATCCTCCGCCAGGCGCGGGAGGAGAAGGGCTGGCAGCTGGCCGAGGTGGCCGCCCAGCTCAACCTGACCGCTCATTCCCTGGCCCAGCTGGAAGCCGGCGAGTTTGACCGCCTGCCCGGGCACACCTTCGCCCGCGGCTACGTGCGGGCCTATGCCAAGCTGCTCGGCCTCGACCAGGCCGAACTGGTCGGCATCTTCGACCACTACACCGGCACCGACGCCACCGGCAGCACCGTGCACAGCCTCGGCCATGTGCCCGAGCCGCTGCGCCTGTCGCGCACCGTGCTGCGCCTGGCCAGCGCCGTGCTGCTGCTGCTGCTGCTGGTGCTCGGCTACTTCTGGTGGCAGGAGCGTCCGGAGCGTCTGGCCGACCTCGGCGCGCTCGGCCTCAAGCACATCGAGGTGGAGAGCGCCGACGGCACCACCGAGCTGCACCCGCTCGACGAACCCGAAGACCAGGCGGTGGCCGAGGCCCTGCAGGGCGAGCCGACGCTGGCGCCGATCCCGGCCGAGGCCGGCGGCGAGGGTGCCGAGCCAGCCGCCGCCGATCCGGCGGCTCCGGCCCTGCCGGCGACCCCGCCCGCCCTGACGGCGACTCCGCCGGCCCCGGCCGGCGAAAGCGCGTCGGCCACCCAGCCGACCGCGGTCGCCGCCCAGGCCGTGGCGCCGACCCCGGTCGCCGGCGCGTTGCCCGCGCCCGCCGTCGCCCCCGCTGCCGAGGCCCCGCCCGCGGCCGAGCCCGCGGCGCCTGCGCCGCAGGTCGCTGCCGGCGAGGGCCTGGTGCAGCTCAGCTTCACCGCCGACTGCTGGACCCAGGTCACCGACGCCAACGGCCGGGTGCTGGTCAGCACCGTCAAGCGCGCCGGCGACAGCCTGCAGCTGGCCGGCAAGGCGCCGCTCGAACTGCGCCTGGGCAATGCCCGGGTCGCCCAGGTGCGCTACAACGGCGAGCCGGTCGAGCACCGCAAGAACATGACCGCCAGCGGCACCGCCCGCATCAAGCTGGGACAGTAA
- the fdx gene encoding ISC system 2Fe-2S type ferredoxin, whose product MPQIVFLPNAEHCPEGAVVEAKTGETIIEAALRNDIDIVHACEMSCACTTCHVIVREGFNSLEPSDELEDDMLDKAWGLEPESRLSCQARVGKEDLVVEIPKYTINQVNESH is encoded by the coding sequence ATGCCGCAGATCGTCTTTCTGCCCAACGCCGAGCATTGCCCGGAGGGCGCGGTGGTCGAGGCCAAGACCGGCGAGACCATCATCGAGGCCGCGCTGCGCAACGACATCGACATCGTGCACGCCTGCGAGATGTCCTGCGCCTGCACCACCTGCCACGTGATCGTGCGCGAGGGCTTCAATTCGCTGGAACCGTCCGACGAACTGGAGGACGACATGCTCGACAAGGCCTGGGGGCTGGAGCCGGAATCGCGGCTGTCCTGCCAGGCGCGGGTCGGCAAGGAGGATCTGGTGGTGGAGATTCCCAAGTACACCATCAACCAGGTCAACGAGAGCCACTGA
- the iscR gene encoding Fe-S cluster assembly transcriptional regulator IscR, whose product MRLTTKGRYAVTAMLDLALHAQNGPVSLADISERQGISLSYLEQLFAKLRRGSLVTSVRGPGGGYQLSRDMASIDVAQVIDAVNESVDATRCQGLGGCHEGDTCLTHHLWCGLSDRIHEFLSGISLADLVRNQEVQSVAQRQDQRCLQGKGMPSSPLEKIEASAID is encoded by the coding sequence ATGCGACTGACCACCAAGGGCCGTTACGCCGTGACAGCCATGCTCGATCTCGCGCTGCATGCGCAGAACGGGCCGGTGTCCCTCGCCGACATTTCCGAGCGCCAGGGCATTTCCCTGTCCTATCTCGAACAGCTGTTCGCCAAGCTGCGGCGCGGCAGTCTGGTCACCAGCGTGCGCGGCCCGGGCGGCGGCTATCAGCTGTCGCGCGACATGGCCAGCATCGACGTGGCCCAGGTCATCGACGCCGTCAACGAGTCGGTCGACGCCACCCGCTGCCAGGGGCTCGGCGGCTGCCACGAAGGCGATACCTGCCTGACCCACCACCTGTGGTGCGGCCTGAGCGACCGGATCCACGAATTCCTCAGCGGCATCAGCCTGGCCGACCTGGTGCGCAACCAGGAAGTGCAGAGCGTCGCGCAGCGCCAGGATCAGCGTTGCCTGCAAGGCAAGGGGATGCCGTCCAGCCCGCTTGAAAAGATCGAAGCGTCCGCCATCGACTGA